A single window of Pyrus communis chromosome 10, drPyrComm1.1, whole genome shotgun sequence DNA harbors:
- the LOC137747866 gene encoding uncharacterized protein — MYNLKLDKFEDHKGFEGAERWIEHIEKTFRVLHNQGNLPVERWVETTSWFLGKESSSWWEQKVYRLTPEEMADWEVFKQLFRKMFVPPEYIDRKKQEFIELRQGKLTVNEYYRRFTDLSRYYLEVAANPVEMFRRFRLDTKKKWRSMVTTTPCNSYQEFYGILLMIEDSENMLNESEEEEKMVIRGKTIKANVKHLKDLTRLRVLSGVEAVPILPAEVLVPLVKEDVVDFLGVLEARDKAILGDAVPYALRQYPYPQDPYSQSGYPQYSGGYMLYPLISTGGSQWYQGGQPQQREIATSSAGSSRQCQPSQGRNVQVMVEDVVMPANFIPLDIVGFDVILGTYWLHFNRANIDCYGKTVTFHHPGLPVVTFLGCQGYLAHVVLNDAAPSSVDDVKVVRHFPDVFPDDLPKLPPDRDVEFTIDLLPGTHPISLTPYRMAYAELRELKIQLQELVDKGFIQLSTSPWGAPVLFVRKKDGTLRLCIDYRQLNRLKISSDDVLKIAFRTRYGHYEFLVMPFELTNAPAAFMDLMNRVFQPYLDRFIIVFIDDILSFQQLKYCLTHAPVLAFLNDSGNFKVYRDASLNGLGCVLIQMVDEETQEIIQARNQGKKKDFRVRESNAMLMQESRMFMLNNMELKKAILDEAHISAYAEALGTRLLYSTTYHPQTDGQSEMTIQTLEDMLRSSVLQFGDAWHKRLDLMEFAYNNSFHSNIGMSPFKALFGKSCRTLLCWSEVRERILVGPEIVDETTQNVQLSPWISVVRFGRKGKLSPRYIRPYMIIERVGEVAYRLELPSKLAKVHNIFYVSMLHHYVADPSHVIPSQPLEINPDLIYNEEPVMILDWKEKVLRNKTVSLVKVLWRNHSAEKVT; from the exons atGTATAATTTAAAGCTGGATAAGTTTGAGGACCACAAGGGTTTTGAGGGCGCTGAGCGGTGGATTGAGCATATTGAGAAGACTTTTCGAGTGTTGCATAATCAGGGAAATCTTCCTGTTGAAAGGTGGGTAGAGACGACTTCATGGTTCTTAGGTAAGGAATCGTCATCCTGGTGGGAACAGAAGGTTTATCGTTTGACCCCAGAGGAAATGGCTGATTGGGAAGTGTTTAAACAGTTGTTTAGGAAAATGTttgtgccccctgagtacattgatcgtAAGAAGCAAGAATTTATTGAATTAAGGCAAGGGAAGTTAACGGTGAATGAATATTATAGGAGGTTCACTGATTTATCTCGTTATTATCTGGAGGTTGCTGCTAATCCAGTAGAGATGTTTCGTCGTTTTCGATTGgatactaagaagaagtggcgttctatggtgACCACTACTCCTTGCAACTCTTATCAGGAGTTCTATGGGATTTTGTTAATGATTGAGGATTCTGAGAATATGCTTAACGAGagtgaagaagaggaaaaaatggTAATCAGAGGAAAGACGATAAAGGCAAATGTCAAGCATCTTAAGGACCTCACAAGACTCAGAGTTTTAAGCGGAGTGGAGGCAGTTCCAATTCTTCCAGCGGAGGTTTTAGTGCCACTGGTCAAGGAAGATGTGGTAGATTTTCTGGGGGTCctagaggccagagacaaggcgATATTG GGTGATGCCGTTCCTTATGCTTTAAGGCAATATCCGTATCCCCAAGATCCTTATTCTCAGAGTGGGTATCCTCAGTACTCTGGAGGTTATATGTTGTATCCTCTCATTTCTACTGGTGGATCTCAGTGGTACCAGGGAGGACAGCCTCAGCAGAGAGAGATTGCTACTAGTAGTGCGGGATCTTCAAGGCAGTGTCAGCCTAGTCAGGGGCGTAATGTGCAGG tgatggtggaggatgtaGTTATGCCAGCTAActttatcccgttagatattgttggttttgatgtgattttgggcacataTTGGTTGCATTTTAATCGTGCTAATATTGATTGCTACGGGAAAACAGTTACCTTCCATCatcctggattacctgtggttacttttctGG GGTGCCAGGGATACTTAGCTCATGTAGTGTTAAACGATGCTGCTCCTAGTAGCGTGGATGACGTAAAggtagtcaggcattttcctgatgttttccctgaCGATTTACCTAAATTGCCaccagatcgagatgtggagtttaccattgatttgcttccaggtactcATCCTATATCCTTAACTCCTTATCGAATGGCTTAtgctgagttgagggaattgaaaatccagttgcaggaattagtagataaaggttttattcagcTTAGTACTTCACcctggggagctccagtgttgtttgtgaggaagaaagacgggactttgaggctatgcattgattaccggcaattgaatcgg TTGAAGATCAGTAGTGATGATGTCCTTAAGATAGCTTttaggactcgttatggtcattacgagtttctggtaatGCCATTTGAATTGAcaaatgcaccagcagcttttatggatttgatgaaccgagtattccagccgtATTTGGATAGGTTTATCATTGTTTTTATTGACGATATCCTG agtttccagcaattgaagtattgtctcactcatgcacctgttttggcattCCTGAATGATAGTGGTAATTTCAAAGTCTACAGGGATGCTTCCttaaatggtctgggatgtgtgctGAT CCAGATGGTTGATGAAGAGACCCAGGAAATAATTCAAGCAAGGAAtcaggggaaaaagaaagacttcAGAGTTCGAGAATCGAATGCCATGCTTATGCAGGAAAGTAGAATGTTTATGCTGAATAATAtggaattaaagaaagcaattcttgatgaagcgcaTATCTCAGCTTATGCG gaagctttgggtacgagattaCTCTACAGTACGacatatcatcctcaaacagaCGGACAATCAGAGATGACCATTCagacgttggaggatatgttgagatcttcagtattgcagtttggtgatgcttggcacaaacgattggatttaatggaatttgcctacaacaatagCTTTCATTCGAATATCGGCATGTCACCATTTAAGGCACTGTTTGGTAAATCTTGTCGTACACTCTTATGTTGGTCGGAGGTCAGAGAAAGAATTTTGGTGGGTCCAGAAATTGTAGatgagactactcagaatgttcag ctttcaccgtggataAGTGTTGTACGGTTCGGAAGGAAGGGTAAGTTAAGTCCTAGGTATATCAGACCATATATGATCATCGAACGAGTTG